AGGAAAAAGCACGTGCTGCGTGGGAGACGGTCAAAAATGAAGTGATGTCGGATCAATGGGACCTGGTTATTTTGGATGAAGTTAATTACGCGGTGGATTTCGGTCTGTTGCAGGTGGAAGATGTTGTCGATTTAATAAAAAAACGTCCGGAACGATTGAACATTGTTTTGACGGGGCGCAATGCGCGTCCGGAAGTCATTGCTGTCGCCGATACGGTAACTGAAATGAAACCGATCAAGCATGCATTTGAGAAAGGTGTTCGCGCACGTCGGGGTATTGAATTTTAAAAAATTAATAACTGTGCAAATCCATATAAAAAAGAGCGGTTTAAACCGCTCTTTTTTATATGGTAAGTTCTTTACACAAACAGGTGTTAATGTTACCATGTTAAATAAGCATTTTTTAAATATTTGAGGAGGCAAAGTATGACGTTACAGGTCAAAAAGTTTGGCGGTTCTTCCGT
The Negativicoccus succinicivorans DNA segment above includes these coding regions:
- the cobO gene encoding cob(I)yrinic acid a,c-diamide adenosyltransferase produces the protein MDKGLVLVNTGNGKGKTTAALGLALRAVGNGQKVLILQFIKGAWKYGELSALERLSPDVEVHPLGNGFVRHNKKDGGQKEFQQHQEKARAAWETVKNEVMSDQWDLVILDEVNYAVDFGLLQVEDVVDLIKKRPERLNIVLTGRNARPEVIAVADTVTEMKPIKHAFEKGVRARRGIEF